Proteins encoded in a region of the Bacteroidales bacterium genome:
- a CDS encoding porin family protein, with protein sequence MKKIFITFAVLLTVVFVSNAQLFVGGSLGLSTTGGKEKTGSNSVDKESTFGFEISPKVGYYLSDKFAIGGEVTLGFESEKTPDANGGDDQKDNFFSWGIAPFARYSVAEFGKFSVLLEGGVGIFGGTSKTKLGSQSFDGPSLFGFGVNVTPLLSYSLSDRFNLEMGLNFLNFGFNTWTIKTDGNPDDTKDRTTNFGFGVDTDNVFQADLGAVTIGFIYKF encoded by the coding sequence ATGAAAAAAATCTTTATCACGTTTGCTGTATTGTTAACAGTGGTATTTGTGAGTAATGCTCAGCTATTTGTGGGAGGATCATTGGGATTGTCAACTACCGGAGGAAAAGAAAAGACAGGATCAAACTCGGTAGATAAAGAATCAACTTTTGGTTTTGAGATCTCTCCTAAAGTAGGTTATTATTTGAGTGATAAATTTGCTATTGGTGGAGAAGTTACCCTTGGCTTCGAATCTGAAAAAACACCTGATGCCAATGGTGGCGATGATCAAAAAGATAACTTTTTCAGTTGGGGCATAGCGCCTTTTGCCCGTTATAGTGTGGCTGAATTCGGTAAATTCAGCGTGTTGCTGGAAGGAGGAGTAGGTATTTTCGGAGGTACAAGTAAGACCAAACTAGGATCACAGTCATTTGACGGACCTTCATTATTCGGCTTTGGCGTTAATGTGACCCCATTATTGTCATACAGCCTGTCTGATAGGTTCAATCTGGAAATGGGGCTTAACTTTTTGAATTTTGGCTTCAACACATGGACAATAAAAACAGATGGAAATCCTGACGATACCAAAGACAGAACCACTAATTTCGGATTTGGAGTAGATACAGATAATGTATTTCAGGCAGACCTCGGAGCCGTTACTATCGGCTTTATTTACAAGTTCTAA
- a CDS encoding DNA alkylation repair protein gives MMDQIVKDVRKSLKESADDKTLSTGQRFFKEQIQFYGVRIPLVNQISKQFFDTIKQREKSEIFALCEELWKSGYSEESYVACNWSYYIHERYTPEDFSVFDRWVDLYVSNWASCDTLCNHSVGTFVEMYPEYVNRLKEWAKSDNRWLRRAAAVTLIIPARKGQFLNDIFDIANILLEDGDDLVQKGYGWMLKAASEAHRKEVFDFVVSKKAVMPRTALRYAIEKMPVDLRALAMKK, from the coding sequence ATGATGGATCAGATAGTAAAAGATGTTCGTAAATCATTGAAAGAAAGTGCCGATGATAAGACGCTTTCTACCGGTCAGCGTTTTTTCAAAGAACAGATCCAATTCTATGGGGTAAGGATACCGTTGGTAAACCAGATCAGCAAACAGTTTTTCGATACGATAAAGCAACGTGAAAAAAGTGAGATTTTTGCCTTATGTGAAGAATTGTGGAAGTCCGGATACAGTGAAGAGTCATATGTTGCCTGTAACTGGTCATATTATATCCATGAACGGTATACCCCGGAAGATTTCAGTGTTTTTGACAGGTGGGTTGATCTATATGTCAGTAATTGGGCTTCCTGCGATACATTATGTAATCATTCCGTAGGGACATTTGTTGAAATGTATCCGGAATATGTAAACAGGTTGAAGGAGTGGGCAAAATCAGATAACCGTTGGCTCCGGAGGGCAGCGGCCGTCACCCTGATCATTCCTGCACGGAAGGGACAGTTCTTAAATGATATCTTCGACATTGCAAATATCCTGCTTGAGGACGGCGATGATCTCGTCCAAAAAGGATACGGATGGATGCTTAAAGCAGCCAGTGAGGCCCACCGGAAAGAGGTTTTTGATTTTGTGGTATCAAAAAAGGCAGTAATGCCCCGTACCGCATTGCGCTATGCCATAGAAAAAATGCCTGTGGATCTGAGGGCTTTGGCCATGAAAAAATAA
- a CDS encoding ATP-binding protein — MQGEHQHLDFKFEINDARKIARSFVAFANSEGGKLLIGVKDNGSVAGVRTEEEHYMIEAAASYYCLPPVPYSVRKWELEGKTVLEVDIPEGKDKPYLVKLKEETPKAYVRIADENIRASHIQVMAWKKQKYPSGLLIDDAENQSRLLHYMETLQPVSLNMVCKTLMLTRKKAEHLLADMVYLNVLDILYQDDKVLFRIKNKPDVF, encoded by the coding sequence GTGCAAGGAGAACATCAACACCTTGATTTTAAGTTCGAGATCAATGATGCCCGGAAAATAGCCAGGTCATTTGTTGCATTTGCCAATTCAGAGGGCGGGAAGCTACTTATTGGAGTGAAAGATAATGGAAGTGTTGCCGGTGTCCGTACCGAAGAAGAACATTACATGATTGAAGCGGCGGCTTCCTATTATTGTCTTCCACCGGTTCCTTACAGTGTCCGGAAATGGGAACTGGAGGGGAAAACCGTGCTGGAAGTGGATATTCCTGAAGGCAAAGACAAACCCTATCTGGTCAAGTTGAAAGAGGAGACACCTAAAGCCTATGTCCGTATTGCTGATGAAAACATCAGGGCATCCCATATACAGGTCATGGCATGGAAAAAACAAAAATATCCTTCAGGTCTTTTAATCGACGATGCAGAAAACCAAAGCAGGTTGCTGCATTATATGGAGACCCTTCAGCCTGTTTCCCTTAATATGGTTTGTAAAACATTAATGTTGACCCGGAAAAAAGCTGAACATCTTTTGGCGGATATGGTATACCTGAATGTATTGGATATCTTATATCAGGATGATAAAGTTTTGTTCCGGATCAAAAATAAACCGGATGTTTTTTGA